In Chloroflexota bacterium, the DNA window CGAGCGGATCGCGGCGCTGCTGCCGGCCTGTGACGCCGTCCTGGTCTCGAACTATCGGGGCGGCGTGGTCACGACGGACGTCGTGCGGTGCATCGTGGAGGGCGCTGCCCGCCAGGGAGTCCCCACCTGCGTGGACACCCAGGGCGATCTCTCAGCGTTCGGCGGCTTCACGCTGGTCAAGGCGAACCAGCCGGACGCCGAGGCGGCCCTTGCGACCGTGCTGCGGGCCGAACTGGACTTTCAGGAGGCCGGCGCCCGTCTGGCCCGCGAGCTTGGATCACGGCACGTCGTGATCACGCGGGGCGGCGACGGGATGTCCGTCGTGGCGGCGGACGGCACCCACACCCACCTGGAGCCGGCCAACCGCACGGAGGTCTGGGACGTGACCGGCGCCGGCGACACGGTGATCGCCGTGCTGGCGCTCGGGCTGGCCTGCGGCGCGGACCCGATAGACGCGGCCCGGCTCGCCAACGCGGCGGCCGGGCTGGTGGTGCGGCGGATCGGCGTGGCGAGCGTCACGCCC includes these proteins:
- a CDS encoding bifunctional hydroxymethylpyrimidine kinase/phosphomethylpyrimidine kinase, whose protein sequence is MTAAWAECLLNGFQGRKILVVGDLVLDEYLLGRASRLSREAPVPVLELVERSWRPGAATNPAANIAALGGQAVMVGAIGDDAPGRQLRLELGRAGVDGAGLVIQPDRGTATKTRILATHAAAHPQQVARIDDLPREPLSEASERALCERIAALLPACDAVLVSNYRGGVVTTDVVRCIVEGAARQGVPTCVDTQGDLSAFGGFTLVKANQPDAEAALATVLRAELDFQEAGARLARELGSRHVVITRGGDGMSVVAADGTHTHLEPANRTEVWDVTGAGDTVIAVLALGLACGADPIDAARLANAAAGLVVRRIGVASVTPDELLAATTTSPLSRS